In Nymphaea colorata isolate Beijing-Zhang1983 chromosome 5, ASM883128v2, whole genome shotgun sequence, one genomic interval encodes:
- the LOC116254720 gene encoding cyclin-B1-2-like, whose product MERAPRSMAHDVAGVHDTLRFGFSGVKNELGVAHPLQSLDSTVKKQAETKRMILGNTYGSAFHLRMDLDRQILSRFQRPPGALPSSMLGLEALTGSLDDFGFVDYLNDPRESETFRPVDMHNGMETRLGLSKGPAHSSFI is encoded by the exons ATGGAGAGAGCGCCAAGATCGATGGCTCACGACGTTGCAGGCGTCCATGACACGCTCCGTTTCGGCTTCTCGGGCGTCAAGAACGAGCTCGGCGTTGCTCACCCCCTGCAATCGCTCGACTCG ACGGTGAAGAAGCAGGCGGAAACGAAGCGGATGATCCTTGGCAACACTTACGGATCGGCGTTCCACTTGAGAATGGATCTCGATCGGCAGATTCTTTCCAG ATTCCAGCGGCCACCAGGTGCATTACCGTCTTCCATGCTTGGCTTGGAGGCACTTACGGGTAGCCTGGATGATTTTGGCTTCGTAGATTACCTGAATG ATCCTCGTGAATCAGAAACCTTCAGGCCCGTTGACATGCATAACGGGATGGAAACCCGGCTTGGTCTATCTAAAGGACCAGCCCACTCTAGCTTCATTTGA